The Coriobacteriia bacterium region GGCGTGCTTGCGTGCGCTGTCGGCCTGCCGCTGGCGGCGGCGGGCACGCGGTGGTTCAGCGACTTCGCCGCCGAGATACTGAACTTCCGTGTCACGAGCTATGCGCCGCCGACGTGGGTCGTGCTCGTAGAACTCGCCGTGGGCATGCTGGTGCCGCTGCTTGCCGCCGCGGGGCCGATCCGCAGGGGCGTGAAGATGAGCGTCGTGCGGGCGCTCAACGCCGGCAGCATGACCGGGGCGCACTTCGGTCACGGACTGGTCGACCGCGTCCTCGGGATGATCCGCGGACTGCCCCGGCCGGTGGCGCTCGCACTGCGCAACACGTTCCTGCGCAAGGGACGTCTCGCGCTCACGCTCTCCACACTCGTCCTCGCCTCGGCGGTGGTGATGGCCGTCTGGAGCGTGCAGGCCTCGATCGAGCGCACGATCGATGACCTCGAGACGTGGTGGAACTACAACGTGCAGATCGAATTCGCGATGCCGCAAGACGCCGATGCGGTGCTCGAGGCCGCCGAAGACGTCGACGGCGTGACGGCTGCCGAATCGTGGCCGGTCTTCAGTGCGACGCTCCTGCGCGACGATGGCGCCGAAGACGAGTCGTTCCACATCGTCGGCCTCGACCCTGAGACGGACTTCATCGGCCCTACGCTGGTAGAGGGCAGGTGGCTCGAGCCGGATGATACCGACGCGATCGTCATCAACACCGACGCCCAGAGCAGGGATGGTTCGTTCGCCCTCGGCGATGAGGTCACGCTGCGCGTCATGGGGCAGGGGTCCGACTGGCGGGTCGTCGGCGTGGTGAAGGGGCAGTTGGGCGGGGGGTCGCTCTTCTGCAACGAGGCCGAGCTCAACGATCTGCTCGGCGATCCGGGCGTGACGCGGATTGCTGTTCGTGGCGAGTCAGGGGAGGCCGAGGCGGAGCGTGAGTTGCTGACCGCTGTGGAAGACAAGCTGACCGGGGCCGGATTCCAGGTCACCTCGGCCGACACACGCTCCGAACTCTCCGGGCATGTTCGCGAGTGGCTGGGCATCCTCATAGCGTTTCTCGTGCTCATGGCGACCATGCTCGCGGCGGTGGGCGTGATCGGCCTCACGGGCACGATGACCATCAACGTCCTCGAGAGTACCCGGGAGATCGGCGTGATGCGGGCCACGGGCGCGCAGCACAAGGCGATCTACCAGATCTTCGTGAGCGAGGGCGTGACCGTCGGCGTGATCGCATGGTTCTTCGGGACGTTGCTCGCGTACCCGATCAGTTACGGGCTCGTGCGGGCGCTCGAGGTGGCGATCGGCGTGCCGCTGAGCTACGTCTTCTCGTGGTCGGGCGTGGGGTCGTGGCTCGGGCTGATGCTGCTCATATCCGGCTTCGCCAGCATCGCGCCGGCCTTCCGCGCGTCGCAGGTGAGCGTCCGCGACGCCATCGCGTACGAGTAGCGCTCCCGGACCCTACTGCCCGAACTTCCTAGTACCTAACGCCATCAACCGATGGCCGTTCCACCCCTCCCGGGTGGCTACCCCATGTTCCCCGCAGGTGTGTCGAATCGCCCTATGCCTCGTCATGCAGTGCCTGCCGTTACTTGAAACAGGTGCGGACAGTGGCGAGGAGTACCGGCGATGGATGTCTTGGCTTGGATCGTGTGGGGACTTGGCGGCGCGGTGTATGCTGCGACGCTCCTGCTCACGTCCCGGGCCGAGCGGCGCTTCATAGACGATCCTAACCGCTGGACCTCGAACGGCCGAGCGATTATCGTTCAGTCCCCTGAGCTGTTGCCGCGCACCACCCCTGCGCTGAGTCCCGGGCGTGACGACCTCCGAGCGCCCGGGCTCGCGCGCGAGGTGGCGTGATGCACAGGCGTTTCGCACGCATCCTGGTAGCGGTGGCGCTCGCCACCCTCCTCGGCGGAACCGCAGCCGTGGGCGCACCTGCACCCACGGAATCGGCTCCCCAGACTACCGGGCACGTTGCGGTGAGGACGACCGTGCTGCCCACACTCGAGAGCACGTTCACTGAGGACGGTGTGGTCGTGCGGTCCAACGTCCCGTGGGTCGTGTCGGCCGAGACCTCCGCCGGCGATCGCATCGTGATCGAGGGCGAAGCGACAGCCGGCCAGCACGTCGCCCTGCCGGATGCCGCGGGCCCGATCGAGGTCTGCGCGCGATGAAGCCAGCGAGCGCGAGCACCGCGCAATTCTCTTTGGCGGTCAGGCGGGTCGTCGCGCTCATCGACGACCGTCAGCCGGGGTACGCACGGCACGCGAACAGCGTGGCGCGCCTCACGCGGATGGTCGGCCTCCAGTTCAATCTCGGCAGCCGTGCGCTCGAGAGCCTGCGGCTTGCTGCGCTGCTCCATGACGCGGGTTCACTCCGGCTGCCGTTCGGTCACGTGGGATCGCGATGGCAGCTCGTGGCCGAGGAACGCCTTGTATGGGAGGCTCACCCGGCTGCTGGAGCGATGCTGGCGCGGACGCTCGATCTGTCGCCCGAGGTCGAGCGCGCGGTGCTCGGTCATCACGAGCGGTGGGACGGCTCGGGTTATCCGTACGGGCTCTCGGGCACGCAGATACCGCTCATGGCCCGCATCCTCGGCGTGTGCGACAACTACGACGAGGCGCGCTCGGGGCACCTCGAGTTGGACTCGCAGCAGCTCACCGAGGCCGAGGCGCTCGCGCGCTTGCGCAGCGACGAACTGCGGCGCTTCGATCAGGACGTGGTGCTCGGGCTCGGCGACGCGCTCGGTCAGGAGCGCGAGATCAGCGCGCTGACCGGCGTGCTCGGCTAGGGTGTTGCCAGGCCGCGGCGAATGGCCTCACTGACCGCCTGCGAGCGTGACTCCACGCCCAACTTCGAGTAGAGCGCATGCAGGTGGTTCTTCACGGTGCTTTCCGAGACGTGCAGTGTCTGCGCGATCTCGCGGTTCGACCGGCCCGCAACCAGGAGTTCGAGCACATCATGCTCGCGCTCGGTCGGCGTCGCATCGCGGGCAGGTCCCGGTCCGGTCGAGCGCGCCAGCCGGCGCATGCGCGAGAGCACGCCAGCGGAGAGCCTGGGGTCGAGCGCGGCCTCGCCAGCGGCGACGGTCGCCACCACGCGACGGACGTCTTCGGCGCTCTGGCCTGAGAGCGTGAGATAGCCGAGCGCGCCCGCCTCGAAGGCGTCGATGATGCCGGCGTCGGCCTCGGGTAACCCGACGATGATCACCTTCGAGTTCTCGAGCGCACTCACGCACGCCACGGGAGCGGCGGCCCCGCACTCCTCGCAGTGCACCATATCAACGATCACGATGTCCGGCTCGAGCGTGGCGGCCCGCGCCACCCCTTCCTTCCAGTCCGCCGAGCGTCCAACGATCTCGACTCCCGGACTGGCGGCGAGTATGGCGCTCAGCCCCTCGAGGCACATCGTCTTCCGGCCGATCAGCAGAACGCGGGTTGCGGACATGTCGTCCTAGCCTTTCATTCGCAGCGATCGCGGCACTGTGCACAGGTTGCTTGCCGCCGGCGCGAGCATGGTCCCGGCCACCCGCGCCACGCCCAGCGTCTCCAGCGCTGCCAGCGCCGAGGAGTCCTCGACACCCGTGACGGTCACGATGGAGCCGGCCTCGCGCCACTGCTCGAGCAGCTCGCGCACGTTCGGGCGCGGTTGGCCGGCCTCATCGAGAACTGCGGACACGGGCAACTCTATCTCATCAGCGCCGAGGGCCGACGTACCGTTCGTCCCGAGCGACGAGAAGTCGATGCATGAGTGCACCAGGCGGATGGGGGAGCGTTGCGCCGCCTGAAGCCAGCCAGCGGGTGGGCGGATGCCGCCGGCGCTGCACATGGGGATCTCGAACAGCAGCTGGGCGGGGTCGACCGCAAGGCGGCTCGCTGCCAGTTCGGCTCGCTCGAAGATTGTGGGATCGAGGACGTCGGCGGTCGAAAGCTGCATCGAGCATGGTACACCCGCAGCGCGCGTGTGCTCGAGCGTGAGCTCCACGATACGCATGTTCACGCGGCGCGCTACACCGTGCTTCGCCGCGCCGAGGGCAAGTTCGTCGCCAGCGACCAGCCGCTCTTCGACGGCGTACGCGTAGCGGACCGCGCAGCGGGCCAGATGCCCGGCGGGAAGTGAGTAGACCGGGTTGAAGCTCATCGCCGGCGGCCCCTCGAGCGCTTCGATCAGGCGTCGTTCACTGTCACTCTTGGCATCGGCCGCAGGTGCAGTTCGGGCGGCCGCATGCAACAGCCGCACCTCGGGTATCACGTTGATCGCAACGTTCACGCTGAGTCGCATCTCGGGCGCTGCCGGCACGAGCGAGGACCGGGCTATCGCTGCGCACAGGGTGTCCGAGAGGTCGCTCGCCTCATCCCAGCCGAGTCCCTCGGCGAGCACCACGAACTCGGTTGCGCACAGCCGTGCCACGAGGTCCCCCGGGCGCACAGCATCGGTGATGGCGTGCGCGAGGTTCGCCACGGTGGCGTCGCCCACGTCGAAACCGTAGCGGTCGTTCACGCCTTTGAGGCTGTCACTGTCCACGAACAGCAGCGCGCAGTTCGAGCCCTTGCCCACATTGCGCAGGATCTCATCGAAGCGGCGGTCGAATACGTGTCGGGTGGGCAGATCGGTGAGGGGATCGTGTTCGGCCGCGTGGAGCAGGAGCTCCTTCTGCTGCTCCCGCTGCGTCACGTCGAGCGCCGCGAGCACGAAGCCGAGGCGGACCCCATCGGGGCTCTTGTACGGCAGGCCGGACACCTCGAACACGCGGTACGCGCCATCGTGTCTGGAGATGCGCATCGACGTGTGCATGGGATGGGGATCGCGCACGAGTGAGCCGAGGAAGGCCGCCGCCGCTGGGGCGTCCTCGGGATGCACGGCGGCAAGCAGTGCAGACGCCTCCAGCTGTCCCGTGAACGTGCGCGACGTCTCGTTCGAGAAGTCCGGCTTGCCGCTCTCGTCGAGCGTGACGATGTGAACTGGGAGGTGGTCGAGCAGAGCGTGGTAGGAGTCACGCAGTGCGCGCGACTCGTCGAGTGCCGCCACCTTCTGGTCGAGCTTCCGCTCGATGCGGCCGCCATACCGATCGAGGATCGAGACGAGCCGCGCCTCGGTGAGCGCCGTGCGCCCCTCGGAGGAGTGGCTGCGCAGGACCTCGTTCACGGTCCTGATGAGCTCAGCCGGCTCGACCGGCTTGAGCAGGTACGCGTCCGCGCCCATTGCGGAGGCCAGCTGCAGATCGTCCGGGTGCGTGAAGCTCGCCGTGTGGAAGATGAAGGGCAGCCCCGCGAGTTCGGGGTCGCGCTTCAGCTCCAGGCACAGGCGGAAGCCGTCCATCACCGGCATCAGGCCGTCGGAGATCACCAGATCGAACGGCTCGGACTGCGCGCGCTTGAGGGCCTCGGCGCCGTCCGGCGTCTCGACCACCTCGTGCCCGGCGTGCGTGAGGATGACTCGAAGGAGATGTCGCGCCTCCGCCGAGTCGTCAGCAACGAGGATGCGCGCCATCGTTGGACTCCTCTCGGTATCAGCATTCAGGCTACCCAGGGTTCCTACCCCGCTAGGGTGTATACCGTTCGTCGCATAGCTGGCTTTCGCAGGTGCGCTTATTGGGCATCATCACTCAGGACCCGTTCTGCGCCGATGCAGCACGCTTGATCGGTTTGAGGTGTCGGGAGATATGGTTCTCTCTCTTGTCCAGAATGTCGCGCTCGTGGCGATGCTGGTCGCCGTGCAGCGCTACCTCGCCCGCATGCTCGATGCGCATCCCCCGCTCGCGAGGGTGGCCTCGGGCATCCTGTACGGCGCCGTGGCGATCGTCGGCATGCTCACGCCGTTCAACTTTGCGCCGGGTGTCTTCTACGACGGCCGCTCGATTATTCTGAGCCTGGCCGGCCTGTTCGGCGGTGCGCCGGTCGCGCTCATCGCTGTTGCGATAGCCGCCGGGTATCGCATCTTGCTCGGCGGGGTCGGCGTGGCTGCGGGCGTGGCGACCATTGTGATCTCGGCACTGCTCGGCGTGGGGCTACGGCATCTGGTTCGCGGTCGCATCACGACGCTGCGCGGTCCGCATCTGCTGGCGCTCGGGGTGGCCGTACACGCCCTCATGCTGGCCGCGGGGAACCTCTTGCTGCCCGAGGGGGTGGCGCCGCAGGTCCTTCGTACGGTCGGGCCCCTCGTCATCACGATGTTCCCGGTCATCACCGCGATCACCGCGCGCATGATGATCGAGGAGCTGAAGGGCGAGCAGGCACGCGTTGACTTGCTGCAGGAGACCGAGCGCGTGCGCCTGGCGATGCTGGCCGCCGATGAGGGCGCGTGGGACTACGATCCCATCAAGGACGAAGTACGCGTGTGCGCCGAGGCGGCAGCGTTGCTGGGGCGCGGCCAGCAGGCCTTCACCGCTACCGCCCAGGAGAGCATCGATCATATCCACCCCGACGACCGTTCGGCCGTACTCGAGCAGCGCGACGCACTGCTGCGCGATGGCTCGGACGACTTTCAGGTGTACCAACGACTAAGGCTGCCGAACGAGGCCTACCGCTGGTTCTACGTGCTCGGCTCGGTCGTGGCGCGTGACGCCGAGGGACGGGCCACGCGGGTGCTCGGCATCATCACCGACACCACACGGGCCCAGTCGGTCGCCGAGTCGCTGGAGCGGCGTGCCATCGAGGCCGAGCTTCTCGCCACGGCGAGCGCTCGCCTGCAGCGGAGCCTCGACCGCGATTCGGTGTTCGGTGTCGTGCATGACTACTTCCAGGCGCTGTTCCCGCGCGACGTCGTGATCGTCAACGAGGTGCAAGCGGGAGGCGACCAGCTCGTCATGCGCGAGGCACTCGGCGTGGGCGATGCGCTCTTCCGCAAAGCCGAGTCCTTCATGGGCTGGGCGGTCGCCGAGCGTCGATTCCCGGTGACGCCCGCGTATCGCGTGATTCTCGAGGCCGGCCGGATGGAGCGCATCGAAGGTGGACTTGCAGTGCTTGCCAAGGGCCAGCTGCCCGCTACCGTAAGCCGCTCGATCGAGCAGCTCCTCGGGGTGCGCGAGGTGTGGAGCATCGGCGTGGCGGACGCAGGGCGCGCCTATGCGGGCATCCACGTGTTCATGCTCGAGAAGCGGCCGGAGATGCCCGCCGGCGTGGTTGAGTCCTTCGCGAGCCTCTGTTTCGTCACGCTCGCCGGGCTCGAGGCGCAGGCGCGGCTGGCCGAGAGCGAGGAGCGCTTCCGGACGCTCGTGGACACGGCACCTGAGGCGATCTTCGTCCAGACCGACTACGTGTTCGCGTACGTGAACAAGGCTGCGTGCACGCTCTACGGCGCCACGCGGGCCGCAGACCTCGTGGGCACCTCGGTGATGGACCGCTTCCGTGCCGACTATCACGAGGTGATCCATGAGCGGATCAGGGGCCTCAATGAGGAGCGCCAGTCGCAGCGTGCGATGGAGATGGTGCACGTGAGGCTCGACGGCTCCGAGGTCCCGGTCGAGGTGAGCGGTGCGCCCATCATCTACGAGGACCGGCCCGGCGCGGTCGTCTTCGTGCGTGATGTCACCGAGGCGAAGCAGGCGGCAGCCGAGATCAAGCGGCACCACGAGCATCTCGAGGAGCTCGTGGCCGAACGGACGCGCGAGTTGGAGGCCGCCAACGAGGGACTCGAACGCGCCACCCGGGCCAAGAGCGCGTTCCTCGCGCGGATGAGCCACGAGCTGCGCACGCCGCTGAACTCGATCATCGGCTTCTCGTCGCTGCTCGTGGAGGGGATGGCGGGTCCGCTCACCGACGAGCAGCAAGCGGAGATCGGGACGATCAACTCGGCGGGGCATCATCTGCTTTCGATCATCGGCGATCTGCTCGACCAGTCGCGCATCGAGGCCGACAGGGTGGTGGTCGACGCCGCCGAGTTCGCAGCCGGGGAGCTGCTCGGCGAGGTGGCCGGGATCCTCAAGCCACTCGCCGACCGGAGCGGCCTCGACGTGCAGGTGCGCACGCCTGATCGCCCTGTCGTCATGCTCTCCGATCGCGTGAAGGTGAAGCAGATCCTGCTCAACCTCGGCGGGAACGCCATCAAGTTCACCATCGAGGGCACCATCGAATTCGCTCTTACCGCCGACGACAGCTCGGTTGTCTTCACCGTCCGCGACACGGGCCGGGGGATCAGGCCGGAGCAGACCGACCGCATCTTCGAGTCGTTCACACAGGGCGACATTCCTGCCGACGAGGTGCTGGCCGGAACCGGTCTGGGCCTGAGCATCTCGCGCGAGTTCGCGCGCCTGCTCGGCGGCGACATCACGGTCACGAGCGAGCTCGGCGTGGGCTCCACGTTCACACTCACGTTGCCCCGCACCCGCGCGTAAGCGGTAAGGTGTTCACGGGCGACGGCACCGCACGAGACAGACCGCTCACCGCTCGCCCCTGGGTCTCACCCGTCGCGCGATACGAGGGAAGCTATGGCATTCGTGCGCTTCGAGGACGTCCGCAAGGTCTACCACGTCGGCGAGGTCGACATCCACGCCGCTGACGGCGTGACGTTCGACGTCGAGCAAGGAGAGCTCACCGTGATCGTCGGGCCGAGCGGCGCCGGCAAGACGACGGTTCTCAACATGCTCGGCGGGATGGACACCGCCACCTCGGGCACGATCCTGCTCGAGAACGACGAAGTAAGCGCGTACTCGCCTCGGAGGCTCACCGAGTACCGTCGCTACGACGTGGGCTTCGTCTTCCAGTTCTACAACCTGGTACCCAACCTCACGGCGCTTGAGAACGTGGAGCTCGCGGCACAGATCTGTCGCGACCCGCTCGATCCCGCCGAGACGCTTCGCGAGGTGGGCCTCGGCCACCGCCTGGACAACTTCCCCGCACAGCTCTCCGGCGGCGAGCAGCAGCGTGTCGCGATCGCGCGGGCGCTGGCGAAGAACCCACGGCTGCTGCTGTGCGACGAACCCACCGGTGCGCTGGACGACGCCACCGGCAAGCAGATACTCAAGCTGCTGCAGGACACCGCGCGCGCACGCGGCCGCACGGTCATAATCATCACCCACAACCACGCGTTCACGGCGATGGCTGACCGGGTGATCCAGATCAGCAACGGTCGAGTCGTCGACATGCGCGCGAACGCCGCGCCCGTCTCGGCCGACGAGATCGAGTGGTAGGCGCAGGAGTGCGCTTCGCGTTCAACAAGGAGATCGTCCGCTCGATCACCCACTCGTGGACCCGGTTCATCGCCATCTTCGCGATCGTGGCGCTCGGTGCGGGCTTCTACGCGGGGCTGCGCATGTGCGCGCCGGACATGCGCATCACCATCGATCGCTACCTCGACGACACGGCGTTCATGGACGCGCACCTCATCTCCACGCTCGGCTTCTCGGATGCCGATGTAGCGGCGGTCGGCCGTGTGGAGGGCGTGGATGCGATCATGCCGTCGCACGTCGCGGACGCGACGGCGAGCACCGGTGACGCGAGTGTCACCGTGCGGATCCACTCGCTCGATATCGAAGCGGCCGCGGCGAGTGACACCACAGACGGCGAACGCGCCCTCTCGGCGGACCCGGGCTACCTCAACCGCCCGATCCTCGTGGAGGGGCGGTGGCCGGAGCGTTCGGGCGAATGCGTGATAGACCGGACCAGGGTCTACTCCAGCGGGCCGCAGATCGACGACACGTTGCTCCTTACGGCCGGCACGATGCCGCTCGAGGACACGTTCGCGCGTACGGACTTCAGGATCGTGGGCGTCGTCGACTCCTCGTATTACCTGCGGTTCACACGCGGAACCACCACGCTGAACGACGGCAATATCGACCGGTTCATCTACATCCCTGAAGCCGACTTCGCCGACCCCGACACCTACACCGACCTCTTCCTCACGGTCGACGGCGCGGCCGCGCTTTCCACCTTCTCGTCCGACTACGACGAGCTCGTGGAGCCAGTGGCGCTCGCGCTATCGGACATCGCGCCCGAGCGCACTGCTGCGAGGCTCGCCGAGGTCAAGCTGAGCGCGCAGGACACGCTCGACGAGAAGCGTGCCGAGTACGACGAGGCCCGCGCTACCGCGGACGCCGAATTCGCATCCGGAGCTGCCGACCTGGACGCCGCCGCCGCGGAGATCGCCTCCTCGGAGACGCAGCTCGCGTCCGCGCGCCGGCAGTACGACGCCGGCGTGGCCGAGCTCGCAGCGCAACGCAGGGCCTTCGAGACGCAGACCTCGGCCGGCCAGGCGCAGATCGACGCCGGGTGGGCCGAACTGGCGACGCAGCGCGCGCAGCTCGATGCGCTGGCGGCTGCACTCCCGCTCCTCCAGCAGCAGGTCGCCGCCGCGCAGGCCGCGGTCACCGACCTGCAGCTCGCCTACGACGCAGCGCTCGCCGAGGAGGCGCTCGGCCACGCCACGTCGCCGACCTCCGCCGAGCTGCTGGTGCAGCTCACGGCCGCGCAGTCGCAGCTGGTCGCCGCACAGACCGCGTACGCCACGCAGGTGGCCACCTACGACGCCGGGACGGCCGCGCTCGCTGCCGGGGAGCAGGAGCTGAACGCCCGGCAGGCCGAGCTCGATGCGGCCAGGGCTTCTGCCGAGGCGCAGTTCGCCGCAGGGCGCGCCAGACTCGCGGCCGCGAAGCGTCGGATCGACGAGGGGTACGCAGCGCTCGCCGAGGGCGCGCAGACGCTCGCCGAAGGTCAGGCCGACTACGAGCGACAGAAGGCGGACGCCGAGGCGGAGCTTGCTGACGCGCTTGCCCGGCTCGACGATGCGCAGGCCGAGATCGACGGCCTCGAGCGTCCCGACTG contains the following coding sequences:
- a CDS encoding ABC transporter permease translates to MSPVAPRYRKILRDLASHWFRTFLVVVSIAIGIIAVGVMLGGREILLREFHADHTSSVPANVTYRTSGFDDEVVAAATEQPGVAEAQARHSVMLRYRWAGSDDDRTISIEAFRDFEDIRVGTVIPVGDGHWPPASGEIVLEAAAKQVDDYAIGDVLEIETADGETVELRVAGFAHDINAVPAQFVGFETGYVSFGAMHDFGEELEYNQLSLTFADEDITWEEASRLSVDLREELFDSRGVQVYYTDVPEPGSHFLGDIFNALSLLLLFLGALALGLSAFLVVNTVSALMSQQVRQVGIMKAVGGRAGQLERLYTVTVMMYGVLACAVGLPLAAAGTRWFSDFAAEILNFRVTSYAPPTWVVLVELAVGMLVPLLAAAGPIRRGVKMSVVRALNAGSMTGAHFGHGLVDRVLGMIRGLPRPVALALRNTFLRKGRLALTLSTLVLASAVVMAVWSVQASIERTIDDLETWWNYNVQIEFAMPQDADAVLEAAEDVDGVTAAESWPVFSATLLRDDGAEDESFHIVGLDPETDFIGPTLVEGRWLEPDDTDAIVINTDAQSRDGSFALGDEVTLRVMGQGSDWRVVGVVKGQLGGGSLFCNEAELNDLLGDPGVTRIAVRGESGEAEAERELLTAVEDKLTGAGFQVTSADTRSELSGHVREWLGILIAFLVLMATMLAAVGVIGLTGTMTINVLESTREIGVMRATGAQHKAIYQIFVSEGVTVGVIAWFFGTLLAYPISYGLVRALEVAIGVPLSYVFSWSGVGSWLGLMLLISGFASIAPAFRASQVSVRDAIAYE
- a CDS encoding HD domain-containing phosphohydrolase; this encodes MKPASASTAQFSLAVRRVVALIDDRQPGYARHANSVARLTRMVGLQFNLGSRALESLRLAALLHDAGSLRLPFGHVGSRWQLVAEERLVWEAHPAAGAMLARTLDLSPEVERAVLGHHERWDGSGYPYGLSGTQIPLMARILGVCDNYDEARSGHLELDSQQLTEAEALARLRSDELRRFDQDVVLGLGDALGQEREISALTGVLG
- a CDS encoding response regulator transcription factor translates to MSATRVLLIGRKTMCLEGLSAILAASPGVEIVGRSADWKEGVARAATLEPDIVIVDMVHCEECGAAAPVACVSALENSKVIIVGLPEADAGIIDAFEAGALGYLTLSGQSAEDVRRVVATVAAGEAALDPRLSAGVLSRMRRLARSTGPGPARDATPTEREHDVLELLVAGRSNREIAQTLHVSESTVKNHLHALYSKLGVESRSQAVSEAIRRGLATP
- a CDS encoding response regulator yields the protein MARILVADDSAEARHLLRVILTHAGHEVVETPDGAEALKRAQSEPFDLVISDGLMPVMDGFRLCLELKRDPELAGLPFIFHTASFTHPDDLQLASAMGADAYLLKPVEPAELIRTVNEVLRSHSSEGRTALTEARLVSILDRYGGRIERKLDQKVAALDESRALRDSYHALLDHLPVHIVTLDESGKPDFSNETSRTFTGQLEASALLAAVHPEDAPAAAAFLGSLVRDPHPMHTSMRISRHDGAYRVFEVSGLPYKSPDGVRLGFVLAALDVTQREQQKELLLHAAEHDPLTDLPTRHVFDRRFDEILRNVGKGSNCALLFVDSDSLKGVNDRYGFDVGDATVANLAHAITDAVRPGDLVARLCATEFVVLAEGLGWDEASDLSDTLCAAIARSSLVPAAPEMRLSVNVAINVIPEVRLLHAAARTAPAADAKSDSERRLIEALEGPPAMSFNPVYSLPAGHLARCAVRYAYAVEERLVAGDELALGAAKHGVARRVNMRIVELTLEHTRAAGVPCSMQLSTADVLDPTIFERAELAASRLAVDPAQLLFEIPMCSAGGIRPPAGWLQAAQRSPIRLVHSCIDFSSLGTNGTSALGADEIELPVSAVLDEAGQPRPNVRELLEQWREAGSIVTVTGVEDSSALAALETLGVARVAGTMLAPAASNLCTVPRSLRMKG
- a CDS encoding PAS domain S-box protein; its protein translation is MVLSLVQNVALVAMLVAVQRYLARMLDAHPPLARVASGILYGAVAIVGMLTPFNFAPGVFYDGRSIILSLAGLFGGAPVALIAVAIAAGYRILLGGVGVAAGVATIVISALLGVGLRHLVRGRITTLRGPHLLALGVAVHALMLAAGNLLLPEGVAPQVLRTVGPLVITMFPVITAITARMMIEELKGEQARVDLLQETERVRLAMLAADEGAWDYDPIKDEVRVCAEAAALLGRGQQAFTATAQESIDHIHPDDRSAVLEQRDALLRDGSDDFQVYQRLRLPNEAYRWFYVLGSVVARDAEGRATRVLGIITDTTRAQSVAESLERRAIEAELLATASARLQRSLDRDSVFGVVHDYFQALFPRDVVIVNEVQAGGDQLVMREALGVGDALFRKAESFMGWAVAERRFPVTPAYRVILEAGRMERIEGGLAVLAKGQLPATVSRSIEQLLGVREVWSIGVADAGRAYAGIHVFMLEKRPEMPAGVVESFASLCFVTLAGLEAQARLAESEERFRTLVDTAPEAIFVQTDYVFAYVNKAACTLYGATRAADLVGTSVMDRFRADYHEVIHERIRGLNEERQSQRAMEMVHVRLDGSEVPVEVSGAPIIYEDRPGAVVFVRDVTEAKQAAAEIKRHHEHLEELVAERTRELEAANEGLERATRAKSAFLARMSHELRTPLNSIIGFSSLLVEGMAGPLTDEQQAEIGTINSAGHHLLSIIGDLLDQSRIEADRVVVDAAEFAAGELLGEVAGILKPLADRSGLDVQVRTPDRPVVMLSDRVKVKQILLNLGGNAIKFTIEGTIEFALTADDSSVVFTVRDTGRGIRPEQTDRIFESFTQGDIPADEVLAGTGLGLSISREFARLLGGDITVTSELGVGSTFTLTLPRTRA
- a CDS encoding ABC transporter ATP-binding protein; the encoded protein is MAFVRFEDVRKVYHVGEVDIHAADGVTFDVEQGELTVIVGPSGAGKTTVLNMLGGMDTATSGTILLENDEVSAYSPRRLTEYRRYDVGFVFQFYNLVPNLTALENVELAAQICRDPLDPAETLREVGLGHRLDNFPAQLSGGEQQRVAIARALAKNPRLLLCDEPTGALDDATGKQILKLLQDTARARGRTVIIITHNHAFTAMADRVIQISNGRVVDMRANAAPVSADEIEW